The genomic region CTCGGTACCAGCGGCGCGTGGCTGCTGCACCGCTACCGGTTTCCCGCGCCGAGCCTGTGGCGCACGCTGGTCTACGTTCCGATGCTGGTGCCGGAGGTGACGATGGGCGTCAGCCTCCTCATCCTGTTCGTCGTCATTCATCTCGAGCTCGGCTTTACGAGCATCATCATCTCGCACGTGACGTTCTGTTTTCCGTTCGTGCTGGTGGCGGTCGACGCGCGCCTGGCCGGGCTCGATCCCGCGCTCGAGGAGGCTGCACTGGATCTGGGCGCGACGCCCGTCCAGGCCTTTCGCAAGGTCCTGGTTCCGTACCTCATGCCGGCGGTCATCTCGGGAGCGCTGATGTCGTTCTCGCTGTCGCTCGATGAGCTGATCGTCACGTACTTCACGGCGAGCGCCGGCTCGCGCACGCTGCCGCTCGAAATCTTCGGGCGCGTCAAGAAGGGTCTCGATCCGACCCTGAATGCGATCTCGACGCTGTTCATTCTGCTGACTGTCGTACTTGCCGTGACGGCGGAGCTGATCCGCCGCCAGGGCACACCGCAGGCGGCCAAACTGGAGGAAGCATCATGAAACGTTCCACTGTTCTTGCTGTCTCGCTGGTGCTCGCGCTCGTGTCGGGCGGATCCACGAGCTTTGTCGTTGCGGCCGAAACGGGCGACGCCGCCAAACCCGACACGGCGGCCGACAAGCAAGCCGCGCCCGCTGCGGACAAGGACGCCGCCGCGGTCGAGCCTGCAAAGGCTGCTGCGCCGGCCAAGCTGCCCGAGGGAGCCGGCAAGGAGCTGAACCTGTTCGCGTGGTCGGAATACGTTCCGCAGTCGGTCATCGACGGCTTCACCGCGGAGACCGGAATCCAGGTCAATTACGAAACCTATGCGTCGAACGAGGAGATGCTGGCCAAGCTCATCTCCGGCGCGCAGCGCTACGATCTGATCCAGCCGTCCGAGTACACGATCGAAGCGCTCGTCAAGGAAAACCAGCTGATGCCGGTCGACTGGTCGAAGGTTCCGAACATCAAGAACATCGGAAAGGAGTTCAAGAACCTCCCGCACGATCCGCAGCAGAAATACACGGTGCCGTGGATGGCGGGCTCGGTCGGGATCTCGATCAACACCGAGAAGGTCAAGGACCCGGTCAAAGGCTACAAGGACGTCTTCCAGAAAAAGTACGATGGCCGCATCGTGATCCTCGACGACCCGCGCGAGATCGTGAGCTGGGCGCTCGAGACGCTCGGGCACGGTCCGAACGATGTGAGCGACGAAACGCTCGCGGCGGTAAAACCCGTGCTGCAGACGTGGCTGCCGCTGGTCAAGGTGTATGATTCGGACAGCCCGAAGACCGCGCTTCTCAACGGCGACGTCGATCTCGGCGTGATCTGGTCGGGCGAAGCCGCGCTTCTCTACAAGGAAAACA from Candidatus Limnocylindrales bacterium harbors:
- a CDS encoding spermidine/putrescine ABC transporter substrate-binding protein, encoding MKRSTVLAVSLVLALVSGGSTSFVVAAETGDAAKPDTAADKQAAPAADKDAAAVEPAKAAAPAKLPEGAGKELNLFAWSEYVPQSVIDGFTAETGIQVNYETYASNEEMLAKLISGAQRYDLIQPSEYTIEALVKENQLMPVDWSKVPNIKNIGKEFKNLPHDPQQKYTVPWMAGSVGISINTEKVKDPVKGYKDVFQKKYDGRIVILDDPREIVSWALETLGHGPNDVSDETLAAVKPVLQTWLPLVKVYDSDSPKTALLNGDVDLGVIWSGEAALLYKENKKFEYVLPAEGAHQFLDSLAIPVSAANPIGAMAFMNYILRPEVSKLISADFPYTNPNLEARKLLTPEELANPASYPKGNPKLAGFRDIGDRAAAIDKLITDLKAEG
- a CDS encoding ABC transporter permease — encoded protein: MKRFERFFGAWTAAILVFLYLPIAILVAFSFNTSRLNILWQGFTFEWYRAVWSDAVLVRSLENSLRVAAIATVLSVLLGTSGAWLLHRYRFPAPSLWRTLVYVPMLVPEVTMGVSLLILFVVIHLELGFTSIIISHVTFCFPFVLVAVDARLAGLDPALEEAALDLGATPVQAFRKVLVPYLMPAVISGALMSFSLSLDELIVTYFTASAGSRTLPLEIFGRVKKGLDPTLNAISTLFILLTVVLAVTAELIRRQGTPQAAKLEEAS